The stretch of DNA TCCGCCGGTATACCGCGTCAATGGCCAGCTTTACCGGCTGAATATGGACCGGCTGTCGGCCGAGGATATGGATCAGGTATTTAGCGATCTGGCCAATGAACACCAGCGCCAGCATTTTGTGGATACTTTCGAACTCGATATGTCGGTCGGCCTTTCGGGCGTAGGTCGTTTTCGCGTCAATGCCTTCAGGCAGCGCGGAACCATATCGCTGGCTATCCGATCCATCAAAACGGACGTGCCACGCTTCGAAGCCCTGAACCTTCCCGAAATCATCCTGGATATCGCCATGCGCAAACGGGGGCTCGTGCTGGT from Chitinivibrionales bacterium encodes:
- a CDS encoding type IV pili twitching motility protein PilT, producing the protein MIDIQALLRGMMEKNASDLHMRVGGPPVYRVNGQLYRLNMDRLSAEDMDQVFSDLANEHQRQHFVDTFELDMSVGLSGVGRFRVNAFRQRGTISLAIRSIKTDVPRFEALNLPEIILDIAMRKRGLVLV